A genomic window from Triticum urartu cultivar G1812 chromosome 7, Tu2.1, whole genome shotgun sequence includes:
- the LOC125520817 gene encoding biotin synthase, mitochondrial, producing the protein MMLLLARSLRSRVCPPLASAVSAAPFSSVSAAAAEAERAVRDGPRNDWTRPEIQAIYDSPLLDLLFHGAQVHRNVHKFREVQQCTLLSIKTGGCSEDCSYCPQSSRYSTGLKAEKLMKKDAVLEAAKKAKEAGSTRFCMGAAWRETIGRKTNFNQILEYVKDIRGMGMEVCCTLGMLEKQQAEELKKAGLTAYNHNLDTSREYYPNIISTRSYDDRLQTLQHVREAGISVCSGGIIGLGEAEEDRVGLLHTLATLPTHPESVPINALIAVKGTPLQDQKPVEIWEMIRMIASARIVMPKAMVRLSAGRVRFSMPEQALCFLAGANSIFAGEKLLTTANNDFDADQAMFKILGLIPKAPNFGDEEVMVAAPTERCEQAALM; encoded by the exons ATGATGCTGCTGCTCGCGCGCAGCCTCCGCTCCCGCGTCTGCCCTCCCCTCGCCTCCGCCGTTAGCGCCGCGCCTTTCTCATCGGTATCGGCGGCCGCGGCGGAGGCGGAGCGGGCGGTGCGGGACGGGCCCAGGAACGACTGGACCCGCCCCGAGATCCAGGCCATCTACGACTCCCCGCTCCTCGACCTCCTCTTCCACGGG GCTCAGGTCCATAGGAATGTCCATAAATTTAGAGAAGTGCAGCAATGCACACTTCTTTCAATAAAAACTGGTGGGTGCAGTGAAGATTGTTCATACTGTCCACAGTCTTCAAGATACAGCACTGGATTGAAGGCCGAAAAATTAATGAAGAAAGATGCCGTCCTAGAAGCAGCAAAAAAG GCAAAGGAGGCTGGGAGCACCCGATTTTGCATGGGAGCCGCATGGAGAGAGACAATTGGCAGGAAAACAAAtttcaaccagattcttgaataTGTCAAGGACATAAG AGGTATGGGCATGGAGGTCTGTTGCACCCTGGGCATGCTAGAGAAACAACAAGCTGAAGAACTCAAGAAGGCTGGACTTACAGCTTATAATCATAACCTAGATACATCAAGAGAATATTACCCCAACATTATTTCTACAAGATCGTACGATGATAGATTACAGACTCTTCAGCATGTCCGTGAAGCTGGAATAAGCGTCTGCTCAG GTGGAATTATTGGTCTTGGAGAGGCGGAGGAAGACCGTGTAGGGCTGTTGCATACACTGGCCACTTTGCCAACACACCCAGAGAGCGTTCCTATCAATGCATTGATTGCTGTCAAAGGCACGCCTCTTCAGGATCAGAAG CCTGTAGAGATATGGGAAATGATCCGCATGATTGCCAGCGCACGGATTGTGATGCCAAAGGCAATGGTGAGACTTTCGGCAGGGAGAGTACGGTTTTCCATGCCAGAACAAGCTCTCTGCTTTCTCGCTGGGGCCAACTCGATCTTCGCCGGTGAAAAGCTCCTGACAACTGCGAACAATGACTTTGATGCGGACCAGGCAATGTTCAAGATCCTTGGCCTGATTCCCAAGGCTCCAAACTTTGGCGATGAAGAGGTCATGGTAGCAGCACCCACGGAGAGATGTGAGCAAGCCGCTTTGATGTAA
- the LOC125521121 gene encoding PTI1-like tyrosine-protein kinase 3: protein MRRWFCCAHVDTPYQENGDEFPNSPERANGNGFTQVGDQGKAPPSIEVPELSFDELKEKTDDFGSKALVGEGSYGRVYYAVLENGTHVAVKKLDTSADPEPDNEFIAQVSVISRLKHEHFVDMLGYCLEGDQRLLAYEFATMGSLHDILHGRKGVAGAQPGPALDWMQRINIAVDAAKGLEYLHEKVQPSVVHRDIRSSNVLLFEDYKAKIADFNLSNQSPDMAARLHSTRVLGTFGYHAPEYAMTGQLTQKSDVYSFGVVLLELLTGRKPVDHTMPRGQQSLVTWATPRLGEDKVKQCIDPRLNGEYPPKGVAKLAAVAALCVQYESEFRPSMSIVVKALSPLINKPQQPPGAPDTPSDT from the exons GTAATGGTTTTACTCAAGTTGGTGATCAGGGAAAAGCACCTCCCTCCATTGAAGTACCTgaattgtcatttgatgaacTGAAAGAAAAGACGGATGATTTTGGGTCAAAAGCTTTGGTTGGTGAGGGTTCATATGGAAGGGTGTATTATGCTGTTCTAGAGAACGGGACACATGTGGCTGTGAAAAAGCTTGATACTTCAGCTGACCCTGAGCCTGACAATGAATTTATCGCACAG GTCTCCGTTATTTCTAGATTAAAACATGAACATTTTGTTGATATGCTTGGGTACTGTCTGGAAGGAGATCAACGCTTACTGGCCTACGAATTTGCTACTATGGGTTCTCTGCATGATATTTTGCATG GGAGAAAGGGTGTTGCTGGTGCACAGCCTGGCCCAGCACTTGActggatgcaaaggatcaacattgCTGTTGATGCTGCAAAAGGGCTTGAGTATCTTCACGAGAAGGTCCAGCCTTCTGTAGTCCATCGGGACATACGGTCGAGCAATGTACTTTTATTTGAGGACTACAAAGCTAAAATTGCAGATTTCAACCTTTCAAATCAATCGCCAGATATGGCTGCTCGTCTACATTCTACTCGTGTGCTTGGAACCTTTGGATATCATGCTCCCGA GTATGCCATGACTGGCCAACTGACGCAAAAAAGTGATGTGTATAGCTTTGGCGTTGTTCTTTTGGAGCTCCTAACTGGAAGGAAACCAGTAGATCACACGATGCCAAGGGGACAGCAGAGTCTTGTTACATGG GCAACACCAAGGCTTGGTGAGGACAAGGTAAAACAATGTATTGATCCAAGATTAAATGGAGAGTACCCTCCAAAAGGAGTTGCCAAG CTCGCGGCAGTGGCAGCTCTCTGTGTGCAATACGAGTCTGAGTTCAGACCCAGCATGAGCATTGTAGTCAAAGCATTGTCTCCCCTTATAAATAAACCACAGCAGCCACCGGGAGCTCCAGACACACCTTCAGATACTTGA